One segment of Chionomys nivalis chromosome 3, mChiNiv1.1, whole genome shotgun sequence DNA contains the following:
- the Zkscan1 gene encoding zinc finger protein with KRAB and SCAN domains 1 isoform X3 produces the protein MTKVVGMATVLGPRPPQESMGPSTRKAEEDDEKDKCRPSLETSRQRFRQFGYHDTPGPREALSQLRVLCCEWLQPEIHSKEQILELLVLEQFLTILPQELQAWVQQHCPESAEEAVTLLEDLEQELDEPGLQVSSPQREQKQAWEKMSTSGTAVESLSSTQSQSGDASPKYEFWGPLYIQETGEEEVFTQDPRKRQGLKSNPQKEDSADEQRSSEEESHADGLKGDIIPAIATNKYGSRSERQWANNLERERGAKAFLQDTGSRKGAEPMSAKLAPGEKRYICAECGKAFSNSSNLTKHRRTHTGEKPYVCTKCGKAFSHSSNLTLHYRTHLVDRPYDCKCGKAFGQSSDLLKHQMMHTEEAPYQCKDCGKAFSGKGSLIRHYRIHTGEKPYQCNECGKSFSQHAGLSSHQRLHTGEKPYKCKECGKAFNHSSNFNKHHRIHTGEKPYWCNHCGKTFCSKSNLSKHQRVHTGEGDVP, from the exons ATGACCAAGGTGGTGGGCATGGCCACAGTTCTGGGCCCTAGGCCACCTCAAGAGTCAATGGGGCCTTCGACCCGTAAAGCTGAAGAGGATGATGAGAAGGACAAGTGCCGCCCTAGCCTAGAGACATCCCGTCAGCGCTTCAGGCAGTTTGGGTACCATGACACTCCTGGGCCCCGAGAGGCACTGAGCCAGCTTCGGGTGCTCTGCTGTGAGTGGCTGCAGCCCGAGATCCACAGCAAGGAGCAGATCCTGGAGCTGCTGGTGCTGGAGCAGTTCCTGACCATCCTGCCCCAAGAGCTCCAGGCCTGGGTGCAGCAGCACTGCCCTGAGAGTGCAGAGGAGGCCGTCACTCTCCTGGAAGACCTGGAGCAAGAGCTGGATGAGCCAGGACTGCAG GTCTCATCTCCTCAGAGAGAACAGAAGCAGGCTTGGGAGAAGATGTCAACTTCAGGAACTGCAGTGGAGTCCTTAAGCAGTACCCAGTCTCAGTCCGGGGATGCCAGCCCCAAATATGAGTTTTGGGGGCCCCTGTACATCCAAGAGACTGGTGAGGAGGAGGTTTTCACTCAGGATCCAAGAAAGCGTCAAG GTTTGAAATCGAATCCCCAGAAGGAGGACTCAGCAGATGAGCAGAGAAGTTCTGAAGAGGAGTCTCATGCAGACGGACTCAAAGGGGACATCATTCCCGCGATTGCTACCAATAAGTATGGGTCAAGGTCAGAAAGGCAGTGGGCCAACAAtctggaaagggagaggggagcaaaAGCTTTTCTGCAAGACACAGGTTCCAGGAAAGGGGCAGAGCCCATGTCTGCTAAGCTTGCCCCGGGAGAGAAACGTTACATATGTGCAGAGTGTGGGAAGGCCTTTAGCAATAGCTCAAACCTCACTAAACACCGCAGAACACACACTGGGGAGAAGCCTTATGTGTGCACCaagtgtgggaaggccttcagcCACAGCTCCAACCTTACCCTCCATTACAGAACACACTTGGTGGACCGGCCCTATGACTGtaagtgtgggaaagcctttggGCAGAGCTCCGACCTCCTTAAACATCAAATGATGCATACAGAAGAGGCGCCCTATCAGTGTAAAgactgtgggaaagccttcagtgGGAAGGGCAGCCTCATTCGACACTACCGCATCCACACCGGGGAGAAGCCCTATCAGTGTAACGAGTGTGGAAAGAGCTTTAGTCAGCACGCAGGTCTCAGTTCCCATCAGCGCCTGCACACAGGGGAAAAGCCCTATAAGTGTAAGGAGTGTGGCAAAGCCTTCAACCATAGTTCAAATTTTAATAAGCATCACAGAATCCATACTGGTGAAAAGCCCTACTGGTGTAACCACTGTGGGAAAACCTTCTGTAGCAAGTCCAATCTTTCCAAACACCAGCGAGTGCACACTGGAGAGGGAGACGTGCCGTAA
- the Znf3 gene encoding zinc finger protein 3 isoform X2, whose translation METQADLASQEPPPLLESALSSSEVPSFPDKDSLGHEVLAAALLKAKSQELVTFEDVAVYFIWKEWKRLEPAQRDLYRDVMLENYGNVFSLDCESKTGNDQVISEGMGSHEMMLGQFQTDGSQGLKFGEAYEQEVSLKRQLGNSSVGRLNRKIQEFHQATAEEKLTHMGQRNDKYNEFGNSFTVNSNLISHRRFPVGHRPHKCDECNKSFNRTSDLIQHQRIHTGEKPYECSECGKAFSQSAHLIQHQRIHTGEKPYECKDCGKTFSCSSALVLHQRIHTGEKPYECNECGKTFSWSSTLTHHQRIHTGEKPYACNECGKAFSRSSTLIHHQRIHTGEKPYECNECGKAFSQSSHLYQHQRIHTGEKPYECMECGGKFTYSSGLIQHQRIHTGENPYECSECGKAFRYSSALVRHQRIHTGEKPLSVMGVSRNSLRVSAELNIRDST comes from the exons ATGGAAACTCAGGCTGACCTTGCATCTCAGGAACCTCCACCCCTGCTGGAGAGTG CTCTTTCTTCTTCAGAAGTCCCTTCCTTTCCTGACAAGGACAGCCTGGGACATGAGGTGTTGGCTGCTGCACTTCTGAAGGCCAAGTCCCAG GAGTTGGTGACATTTGAGGATGTAGCTGTCTACTTCATCTGGAAAGAGTGGAAACGTTTGGAACCTGCACAAAGGGACCTCTACagggatgtgatgctggagaattATGGGAATGTGTTCTCACTGG ATTGTGAATCTAAAACTGGAAATGACCAAGTAATCTCTGAAGGCATGGGGTCACATGAGATGATGTTGGGACAGTTCCAAACGGATGGTTCTCAGGGTCTTAAGTTTGGAGAAGCCTATGAACAAGAAGTCAGTCTGAAGAGACAGCTAGGGAACTCCTCTGTTGGAAGACTGAATAGGAAAATACAGGAGTTCCACCAAGCGACAGCTGAGGAAAAGCTCACCCATATGGGACAAAGAAATGACAAGTATAATGAGTTCGGGAACAGCTTCACTGTCAATTCCAACCTCATTTCACACCGGAGATTTCCCGTGGGACACAGACCCCATAAGTGTGATGAATGTAACAAGAGTTTTAATCGAACTTCAGACCTTATTCAACATCAGAGAATTCACACTGGGGAAAAGCCCTATGAATGTAGTGAATGTGGAAAGGCCTTCAGCCAGAGCGCACATCTTATTCAGCACCAGAGaatccacactggagagaaaccttatgaatgtaaagATTGTGGGAAGACCTTCAGTTGTAGCTCTGCTCTCGTTCTACATCAGAGGATCCACACTGgggagaaaccttatgaatgtaatgaATGTGGAAAAACATTCAGTTGGAGCTCCACTCTTACTCACCATCAGAGAATCCACACTGGTGAGAAGCCCTATGCTTGCAACGAATGTGGGAAGGCTTTCAGCCGGAGTTCCACCCTTATCCATCATCAGAGAatccatactggagaaaaaccctatgaatgtaatgagtgtgggaaggccttcagcCAGAGCTCACACCTCTATCAGCACCAGAGaatccacactggagagaagccctatgaatgtatGGAATGTGGGGGGAAGTTTACCTACAGTTCAGGCCTTATTCAGCATCAAAGGATCCACACAGGGGAAAATCCCTATGAATGTAGcgagtgtgggaaagccttcaggtATAGCTCAGCTCTTGTTCGCCATCAGAggattcacactggagagaagcctttgAGTGTAATGGGTGTAAGCAGAAATTCCCTCAGGGTTTCTGCTGAATTAAACATCAGAGACTCCACATGA
- the Znf3 gene encoding zinc finger protein 3 isoform X1: MGSHSVARLVWVFYLLIFLIFTYYVYNVLSVCMPEGQKRAPDLITDGCEPPCDFWELNSGPLEEQCSFRTCFLLRLHLGGQQPEHFTLPMETQADLASQEPPPLLESALSSSEVPSFPDKDSLGHEVLAAALLKAKSQELVTFEDVAVYFIWKEWKRLEPAQRDLYRDVMLENYGNVFSLDCESKTGNDQVISEGMGSHEMMLGQFQTDGSQGLKFGEAYEQEVSLKRQLGNSSVGRLNRKIQEFHQATAEEKLTHMGQRNDKYNEFGNSFTVNSNLISHRRFPVGHRPHKCDECNKSFNRTSDLIQHQRIHTGEKPYECSECGKAFSQSAHLIQHQRIHTGEKPYECKDCGKTFSCSSALVLHQRIHTGEKPYECNECGKTFSWSSTLTHHQRIHTGEKPYACNECGKAFSRSSTLIHHQRIHTGEKPYECNECGKAFSQSSHLYQHQRIHTGEKPYECMECGGKFTYSSGLIQHQRIHTGENPYECSECGKAFRYSSALVRHQRIHTGEKPLSVMGVSRNSLRVSAELNIRDST, encoded by the exons ATGGGGTCTCATAGTGTTGCCAGATTGgtctgggttttttatttattaatttttttaatatttacttattatgtatataatgttctgtctgtgtgtatgcctgaaggccagaagagggcaccagacctcattacagatggttgtgagccaccatgtgatttctgggaattgaactcaggacctttggaagagcag TGCTCCTTTAGAACCTGCTTCCTGCTGCGTCTACACCTGGGAGGGCAGCAACCAGAACATTTCACTCTACCTATGGAAACTCAGGCTGACCTTGCATCTCAGGAACCTCCACCCCTGCTGGAGAGTG CTCTTTCTTCTTCAGAAGTCCCTTCCTTTCCTGACAAGGACAGCCTGGGACATGAGGTGTTGGCTGCTGCACTTCTGAAGGCCAAGTCCCAG GAGTTGGTGACATTTGAGGATGTAGCTGTCTACTTCATCTGGAAAGAGTGGAAACGTTTGGAACCTGCACAAAGGGACCTCTACagggatgtgatgctggagaattATGGGAATGTGTTCTCACTGG ATTGTGAATCTAAAACTGGAAATGACCAAGTAATCTCTGAAGGCATGGGGTCACATGAGATGATGTTGGGACAGTTCCAAACGGATGGTTCTCAGGGTCTTAAGTTTGGAGAAGCCTATGAACAAGAAGTCAGTCTGAAGAGACAGCTAGGGAACTCCTCTGTTGGAAGACTGAATAGGAAAATACAGGAGTTCCACCAAGCGACAGCTGAGGAAAAGCTCACCCATATGGGACAAAGAAATGACAAGTATAATGAGTTCGGGAACAGCTTCACTGTCAATTCCAACCTCATTTCACACCGGAGATTTCCCGTGGGACACAGACCCCATAAGTGTGATGAATGTAACAAGAGTTTTAATCGAACTTCAGACCTTATTCAACATCAGAGAATTCACACTGGGGAAAAGCCCTATGAATGTAGTGAATGTGGAAAGGCCTTCAGCCAGAGCGCACATCTTATTCAGCACCAGAGaatccacactggagagaaaccttatgaatgtaaagATTGTGGGAAGACCTTCAGTTGTAGCTCTGCTCTCGTTCTACATCAGAGGATCCACACTGgggagaaaccttatgaatgtaatgaATGTGGAAAAACATTCAGTTGGAGCTCCACTCTTACTCACCATCAGAGAATCCACACTGGTGAGAAGCCCTATGCTTGCAACGAATGTGGGAAGGCTTTCAGCCGGAGTTCCACCCTTATCCATCATCAGAGAatccatactggagaaaaaccctatgaatgtaatgagtgtgggaaggccttcagcCAGAGCTCACACCTCTATCAGCACCAGAGaatccacactggagagaagccctatgaatgtatGGAATGTGGGGGGAAGTTTACCTACAGTTCAGGCCTTATTCAGCATCAAAGGATCCACACAGGGGAAAATCCCTATGAATGTAGcgagtgtgggaaagccttcaggtATAGCTCAGCTCTTGTTCGCCATCAGAggattcacactggagagaagcctttgAGTGTAATGGGTGTAAGCAGAAATTCCCTCAGGGTTTCTGCTGAATTAAACATCAGAGACTCCACATGA